One stretch of Paenibacillus sp. AN1007 DNA includes these proteins:
- a CDS encoding MBL fold metallo-hydrolase, whose amino-acid sequence MKIQLIRHATLWLEYGGMNILVDPMLMDAESMPAFQNTPNELRNPRVDLPETETDYLNPDLLIVTHTHADHWDEAAASQLRKDIPLLCQPGDEPIFIKAGFTNVTPVDAKHEHHSVRFARTSGQHGTGEIGKRMGSVSGFVLEADGEPLTYIAGDTIWCEEPAAAIKQYNPEVIVVNAGGARFLQGDPITMDGPDVAAVKRAAPSAHLIAVHMDAINHCMTTRADLAAYLAAEDLKGQVLIPLDGESFEFEGRA is encoded by the coding sequence ATGAAAATCCAATTGATTCGCCATGCCACACTGTGGCTCGAATATGGCGGCATGAACATTCTGGTCGACCCGATGCTGATGGATGCCGAGAGCATGCCCGCTTTTCAAAATACACCTAATGAGCTTCGCAACCCTAGGGTTGATCTCCCGGAAACCGAAACAGATTATCTGAATCCCGATCTGTTGATTGTGACGCATACCCATGCGGACCATTGGGATGAGGCAGCCGCGAGCCAGCTGCGCAAGGACATTCCATTGTTGTGCCAGCCAGGGGACGAGCCTATTTTCATAAAAGCTGGATTCACGAACGTGACGCCTGTGGATGCGAAGCATGAGCATCATTCGGTGCGTTTCGCTCGCACTTCAGGTCAGCACGGCACAGGGGAAATTGGCAAACGTATGGGCAGCGTGTCAGGCTTTGTACTTGAAGCAGATGGAGAACCTCTTACTTACATTGCCGGAGATACGATCTGGTGCGAGGAGCCTGCTGCGGCTATTAAGCAGTACAATCCAGAGGTCATTGTCGTTAATGCTGGCGGTGCCCGCTTCTTACAAGGTGATCCCATCACCATGGACGGTCCGGATGTCGCTGCGGTAAAACGAGCTGCACCTTCGGCTCATCTCATCGCTGTTCATATGGATGCGATCAACCACTGCATGACAACACGTGCTGACCTAGCGGCTTATCTGGCAGCCGAAGACTTGAAAGGTCAAGTGCTCATTCCGCTGGATGGCGAAAGTTTTGAGTTTGAAGGACGAGCTTGA
- a CDS encoding alpha-N-arabinofuranosidase yields the protein MEKAKMTVDKDFTIGEVDKRLYGSFIEHLGRAVYGGIYEPGHASANEQGFRTDVLEMVKELQVPIVRYPGGNFVSGYNWEDSVGPVSERKRRLELAWRTVETNEFGFNEFVDWAKQANSEVMMAVNLGTRGVDAARNIVEYSNHPEGSYYSDLRIKHGYKQPHGVKTWCLGNEMDGPWQIGHKTAEEYGRTAAEAAKVMKWTDPTIELVACGSSHLGMPSFPDWEATVLDHTYDHVEYLSLHQYYGNPDNDTPTFLARSLEMDRFIDTVKATCDYIKAKKRSKKTMHLSFDEWNVWYHSHDNDSKMDPWQIAPPQLEDIYNHEDALLVGCMLISMLKHADRVKMACLAQLVNVIAPIMTETGGGSWRQTIFYPFMHASVYGRGTALVPLIQSPKYDTKQITDVPYLEAIAVHNEEQGEVTVFAVNRYLQESLPLEVDLRSFGKCTLIEHIVLEADDLKAVNTAAQPNRVVPHNRGGAAVSDTLISASLAKASWNVIRLKVQ from the coding sequence ATGGAAAAAGCGAAAATGACGGTAGATAAAGATTTTACGATTGGCGAAGTAGATAAGCGTCTGTATGGGTCATTTATTGAGCATCTGGGACGTGCTGTATACGGTGGAATTTATGAGCCGGGTCATGCTTCAGCGAATGAGCAGGGTTTCCGCACAGACGTATTGGAGATGGTGAAGGAGCTGCAGGTACCGATTGTGCGTTATCCGGGCGGTAATTTTGTATCCGGTTACAATTGGGAGGACAGCGTCGGACCGGTGTCTGAGCGTAAACGCAGGCTGGAACTGGCATGGCGGACGGTTGAAACGAATGAATTCGGTTTTAATGAATTTGTAGATTGGGCCAAACAAGCGAACTCCGAAGTCATGATGGCGGTGAACCTGGGAACGCGCGGTGTCGATGCTGCGCGTAATATCGTAGAATACAGCAACCATCCGGAAGGCTCGTATTACAGTGATCTTCGGATCAAGCACGGATACAAGCAGCCGCATGGTGTGAAAACCTGGTGTCTGGGGAATGAGATGGACGGTCCTTGGCAGATCGGCCACAAAACAGCCGAGGAATATGGTCGCACAGCTGCGGAAGCAGCCAAAGTCATGAAATGGACAGATCCAACAATTGAACTCGTTGCCTGCGGAAGCTCGCATCTGGGCATGCCTTCCTTCCCGGACTGGGAAGCAACCGTGCTGGATCATACGTATGACCATGTAGAGTATCTGTCTCTGCACCAATATTACGGGAACCCGGATAATGATACGCCAACGTTCCTGGCACGCTCTTTGGAGATGGATCGTTTTATCGATACGGTGAAAGCGACTTGTGATTATATCAAAGCGAAGAAACGCAGCAAAAAAACAATGCATTTGTCCTTCGATGAGTGGAATGTCTGGTATCACTCCCACGACAATGACTCCAAAATGGACCCGTGGCAGATCGCTCCGCCGCAGCTCGAAGACATCTATAATCACGAGGATGCACTCTTGGTGGGCTGTATGCTGATCAGTATGCTGAAACATGCGGATCGGGTCAAAATGGCGTGTCTGGCGCAGCTCGTCAACGTTATTGCTCCAATCATGACGGAAACGGGCGGAGGATCATGGAGGCAGACGATCTTCTATCCATTTATGCACGCATCCGTTTATGGTCGTGGAACGGCATTGGTACCGTTGATTCAGTCACCGAAATACGACACAAAACAAATTACGGATGTTCCTTATTTGGAGGCTATTGCGGTGCATAACGAGGAGCAGGGTGAAGTCACCGTATTTGCGGTTAACCGTTACCTGCAGGAATCACTGCCGCTTGAAGTGGATCTGCGCAGCTTTGGCAAATGCACTCTGATTGAGCATATCGTTCTGGAAGCAGATGATTTGAAAGCAGTCAACACAGCTGCACAGCCGAATCGCGTCGTTCCGCACAATCGCGGCGGAGCTGCGGTATCCGATACGCTGATTAGCGCAAGTTTGGCGAAAGCATCATGGAACGTGATTCGTTTGAAAGTGCAATAA
- a CDS encoding SH3 domain-containing C40 family peptidase, which translates to MNWKNTIVTAGVTAALLMGSLTTASLTEQVSAAAADQSKVKVIWGVNLRTTPTSSGKVIRMVSKGETLTVLEQSGSDWYKIKDSSNRTGYISSSSKYTQTVSGGTASGSTSTNVSNSSASGSTVKGSTAVEKVIAAGMKYMGTPYKHGADRNSTAMFDCSSFVRRAFIDGLGITLPADSRQQGDYVKKKGTVKTNWKNLKRGDLMYFMSYKGTSASAYNGVNKSRAVITHTGIYLGNGKILHTYSNAGGGVTISDIAGKHWEYRFLFGGSAL; encoded by the coding sequence ATGAACTGGAAGAATACCATTGTTACGGCAGGTGTAACAGCAGCATTGCTGATGGGAAGTCTTACAACGGCATCGCTCACAGAACAGGTATCCGCAGCGGCGGCAGATCAATCGAAAGTAAAAGTCATCTGGGGTGTAAACCTTCGAACCACACCAACGTCATCAGGCAAAGTTATTCGTATGGTCTCCAAAGGAGAAACGTTAACCGTGCTTGAGCAATCCGGCTCGGATTGGTACAAAATTAAAGACTCGTCTAATCGGACAGGTTATATATCGTCTTCATCCAAATACACGCAGACTGTAAGCGGGGGGACAGCATCAGGAAGTACCAGTACTAATGTTTCAAACAGTTCTGCTTCTGGCTCAACGGTTAAAGGAAGTACCGCTGTAGAGAAGGTCATTGCAGCCGGAATGAAGTACATGGGAACGCCTTATAAACATGGAGCAGACCGCAATAGTACGGCAATGTTTGACTGCTCCAGCTTTGTACGGCGGGCTTTTATCGATGGATTGGGCATTACACTTCCTGCTGACTCACGCCAACAAGGGGACTATGTAAAGAAGAAAGGCACAGTCAAAACCAATTGGAAAAACCTGAAACGTGGTGATTTGATGTACTTTATGTCGTACAAAGGCACCTCGGCATCAGCCTACAACGGTGTGAACAAATCACGGGCAGTCATTACACATACGGGAATTTATCTGGGAAATGGTAAAATACTGCATACATACTCCAACGCTGGCGGTGGTGTGACGATCAGTGATATTGCCGGAAAACATTGGGAATACCGCTTCCTGTTTGGTGGAAGTGCGCTGTAA
- a CDS encoding Lrp/AsnC family transcriptional regulator, whose translation MNETIDATDIRILRILIQDAKRSNKEIGEEVHLTGQAVGARIRKLQDLGVIEGYTVKWNPDRLGLGLQAFVTVFLNSGDRHTAFRAFAAAREDIVEVHRVSGEGCYLMQVRTGTTEQLGELLEALLPLGNYRVNLSIGVEKSRY comes from the coding sequence ATGAACGAAACGATAGACGCCACAGATATACGCATTTTACGAATTTTGATTCAGGATGCCAAGCGTTCGAACAAGGAGATCGGAGAGGAAGTGCATCTTACGGGGCAGGCGGTTGGGGCAAGAATTCGCAAGCTGCAGGATCTGGGAGTCATTGAAGGGTATACGGTAAAATGGAACCCCGACCGCCTCGGCCTTGGCCTGCAGGCATTTGTCACGGTATTTCTGAACTCTGGCGACAGACATACCGCCTTTCGTGCGTTTGCGGCAGCCCGCGAGGACATCGTTGAAGTCCACCGGGTAAGTGGGGAGGGCTGCTACCTGATGCAGGTGCGGACAGGAACAACGGAGCAGCTTGGCGAACTCCTAGAGGCTCTGCTGCCTCTAGGCAATTACAGAGTAAACCTCTCCATCGGAGTGGAGAAGTCAAGGTACTAA
- a CDS encoding ArsR family transcriptional regulator codes for MIRANTDAEWLPLYEALASEVRLQIIRLVADKPMNVKDIAASLGLSSAIVTMHVRKLQDVGIIQSKMVRKDGGTHKMNSLAVDWIGISMPQDSGVSRKFHEVSVPVGHYTHFDVYPTCGLATSDHVIGQYDDPRYFLDPDRMHAHILWFGRGFVEYKIPNYMLTGQQIDAIELSLEIGSEAPSVNPNWPSDITFTLNGVRLGEWTSPGDSGNGRGIFTPDWWSDIVNQYGMLKVLRITNEGTFIDGQHLSSITLADIPVERNQWTLRLSVEEDARHVGGMTLYGEGFGNYNQDILFRLFYHDGIPAM; via the coding sequence GTGATCAGAGCAAATACCGATGCCGAATGGCTTCCTTTATATGAGGCACTTGCAAGCGAGGTCCGTCTGCAAATCATCCGCCTTGTTGCGGATAAACCGATGAATGTGAAAGACATTGCCGCTTCACTCGGTCTGAGCAGTGCAATTGTTACTATGCATGTCCGCAAACTTCAGGATGTAGGCATTATTCAGTCCAAAATGGTACGCAAGGATGGGGGCACGCACAAAATGAACAGCCTGGCCGTCGACTGGATCGGCATCTCCATGCCTCAGGACAGCGGGGTATCCCGCAAGTTTCACGAAGTATCCGTGCCTGTCGGTCACTATACACATTTTGACGTGTATCCTACATGCGGTTTAGCCACATCAGACCATGTCATCGGTCAGTATGATGACCCCCGTTATTTTTTGGACCCGGACCGGATGCACGCGCATATTCTGTGGTTTGGACGCGGGTTTGTCGAGTATAAAATTCCAAACTATATGCTGACTGGACAGCAGATTGACGCGATCGAACTGTCGCTGGAGATCGGCTCTGAAGCGCCATCCGTAAATCCAAACTGGCCTTCCGATATCACGTTCACACTGAACGGCGTTCGATTGGGCGAATGGACCAGCCCAGGCGACTCCGGCAATGGACGCGGCATATTTACGCCTGACTGGTGGAGCGATATTGTCAATCAGTACGGTATGCTCAAAGTGCTGCGTATAACCAACGAAGGAACGTTTATCGACGGGCAGCATCTGTCGAGCATTACACTCGCAGACATTCCGGTAGAGCGTAATCAGTGGACTTTACGCCTTTCTGTGGAGGAGGACGCCCGACATGTGGGCGGAATGACACTATACGGCGAGGGATTTGGCAACTATAACCAGGATATTTTGTTCCGATTGTTCTATCACGACGGAATTCCGGCAATGTGA
- a CDS encoding ABC transporter ATP-binding protein, translated as MMGYAKPHRWAFAGIFVCSLLGISADLLEPYLVKIAIDDHLAVGQTSTLFLVQLAAVFLGLAVVSFIFTYIQNNLLQHVGQSIVSRIRKDLFRHISKMSMSFFDRFHIGSLVTNVSSDTETISSFFTQVLLSLIRDGMMLVLIIFFMFQLEPMLASYSLILLPVIAVVAALFRRRLRSAYQNARTRLSRLIAFTAENLSGMFLIQAFHQEEEQKKRFKEQNARHLEANITQARSNVIFNRTFDVLGNAALVMMVWLGGRAVLGESLQVGVLYAFISYIRQFFQPINQITMQWNTFQSTTVSMDRIWNILNTRPEVHDPSPDQASPLEPQQVMGQIDFNDVSFGYRADRPIIQHMNLHLYPGEMVGIVGTTGAGKSTLISLLNRFYDVNQGSIHIDGTDIRYIPQAVLHRIVGLIQQEPFLFSGTIIDNVTMFREDITREQAMEACRFVGADTMIQRLPQGYDTRLSERGSGLSAGERQLISFARIVVFQPRILILDEATANLDSHTEQLVQHALESVSQGRTTIVIAHRLSTVMHADRILVMEHGAVVEEGSHQELVAAQGIYADLYQHAQEAGQQSSKLG; from the coding sequence ATGATGGGCTACGCCAAACCGCATCGCTGGGCTTTTGCAGGTATTTTTGTCTGCTCCCTGCTCGGCATATCAGCCGATTTGCTCGAGCCTTACCTGGTGAAGATCGCCATCGATGACCATCTGGCCGTCGGTCAAACCAGCACCTTGTTCCTCGTTCAGCTTGCAGCCGTTTTTCTGGGGCTGGCTGTGGTCAGTTTTATTTTTACGTATATTCAAAATAACCTGCTCCAGCATGTCGGTCAGAGCATCGTCTCCCGCATTCGTAAGGATTTGTTCAGACATATCTCCAAAATGTCCATGTCCTTCTTCGACCGCTTCCATATCGGCAGTCTGGTGACCAATGTGTCCAGCGATACGGAAACGATCAGCAGTTTCTTCACGCAGGTGCTGCTCAGCCTGATTCGGGACGGGATGATGCTGGTGCTCATTATCTTTTTCATGTTTCAGCTTGAGCCCATGCTCGCCAGTTATTCGCTCATTCTTCTTCCGGTCATCGCTGTCGTGGCCGCACTGTTTCGCCGCAGACTCCGGAGTGCCTATCAAAATGCACGCACACGGCTCTCCCGTCTTATCGCGTTTACGGCGGAAAACCTGTCGGGTATGTTCCTGATTCAAGCGTTCCACCAGGAGGAAGAGCAGAAAAAAAGATTCAAAGAACAGAACGCTCGGCATCTGGAGGCAAACATCACACAGGCACGTTCCAATGTGATTTTTAACCGGACGTTTGACGTCCTCGGTAACGCAGCGCTCGTGATGATGGTTTGGCTCGGTGGTCGCGCCGTGCTGGGCGAGTCTTTGCAAGTCGGGGTGCTGTATGCGTTTATCAGCTACATTCGTCAGTTTTTTCAGCCGATCAACCAGATTACGATGCAGTGGAACACCTTTCAGTCCACTACGGTTTCAATGGATCGGATCTGGAACATTTTGAACACCAGACCTGAGGTTCATGATCCGTCCCCGGATCAAGCTTCTCCGCTAGAGCCACAGCAAGTGATGGGACAGATTGATTTTAATGATGTATCCTTTGGTTACCGGGCCGATCGGCCGATCATTCAACATATGAATCTGCATCTCTACCCCGGAGAGATGGTGGGCATTGTGGGTACAACCGGTGCGGGCAAAAGCACATTGATCTCCCTGCTCAATCGGTTCTATGACGTCAATCAGGGCAGCATTCACATCGATGGCACCGATATTCGCTACATTCCGCAAGCTGTACTCCACCGGATTGTAGGTCTGATTCAACAGGAGCCTTTCCTGTTCTCGGGCACCATTATCGATAACGTGACCATGTTCAGAGAAGATATTACGCGTGAGCAGGCGATGGAAGCCTGCCGTTTTGTAGGCGCAGATACAATGATTCAGCGTTTGCCGCAAGGATATGATACCCGTCTGTCCGAGCGGGGAAGCGGGTTATCTGCCGGGGAACGACAGCTGATCTCGTTTGCACGAATCGTTGTATTTCAGCCGCGGATTCTCATTCTGGATGAAGCCACCGCCAATCTGGACTCACACACCGAACAACTTGTACAGCATGCACTGGAGTCCGTATCCCAAGGCAGAACCACGATTGTGATTGCACATCGCCTGTCTACAGTCATGCATGCCGACCGGATTCTGGTCATGGAACATGGTGCTGTAGTCGAGGAAGGATCACATCAGGAGCTGGTTGCGGCTCAAGGAATCTATGCGGATTTGTACCAGCATGCACAGGAAGCCGGGCAGCAGTCGAGTAAGTTAGGATGA
- a CDS encoding ABC transporter ATP-binding protein, whose amino-acid sequence MSQKGLLRGYVLSNWPIYLLAVLLIIASNVGQASLPRILGSFTDQLMKNTLQMQTVIRYSLSLLAIAIAYNLLFGTGQFMIMKLGRKFEFMTRERIFRKFSELSEHYFSKQGNGKLLSYFMNDVTSVREAISNGVTMMTNAVFLLMSCVVMMLLSGIPLTLILISIVPLLGIPFLVVFFGPRIRKRSRDVQEALASMTESAEEQLGGIRVIKTFAIEDGARSRFGATVDDIKHKQLRLVRLSSLFQATLPLLGAVSLVISLLVGGILTMQNSITLGSFVALTLYLRIIMGPLQQIGNVINTMQRSGASLERVNDLLREEPDVQEVPEAETLQNMQQITIQNLTFHYPGSSSPALKNIQLHIHAGRTVGIVGKTGSGKSTLVKLLLRTYEPPEGSIFINNTDIRELSLDSLRSQIAYVPQDGFLFSTTIRDNIAFSNREAPMDDVEDSAKQAMIYENIVRFPDRFDTLLGERGLTLSGGQRQRTSLARGLIKQAQMLILDDSMSAVDAVTETGILRSLRKISQGKTTLIISHRISAVRHADDILVLDEGQIVEQGTHAELMAAKGLYAATYRLQEEGLHHV is encoded by the coding sequence ATGTCCCAAAAAGGTTTGCTGCGCGGTTATGTGTTGTCCAACTGGCCCATCTATCTGCTGGCCGTTCTTTTGATCATTGCATCCAATGTCGGTCAGGCCTCGCTACCTCGTATACTGGGCAGCTTTACGGATCAATTAATGAAAAACACACTCCAGATGCAGACGGTGATTCGTTACAGCTTATCGCTTCTCGCCATTGCCATTGCATACAACCTGCTGTTTGGTACCGGCCAATTTATGATTATGAAGCTGGGCCGGAAGTTTGAATTTATGACACGCGAGCGGATATTCCGCAAGTTTTCCGAGCTTAGTGAGCACTATTTTTCCAAACAGGGTAACGGCAAGCTGCTTAGTTATTTTATGAACGATGTCACTTCCGTCCGTGAAGCAATTTCCAACGGGGTTACGATGATGACCAATGCCGTTTTTCTGTTAATGTCCTGCGTTGTCATGATGCTGCTCAGCGGCATTCCGCTGACACTGATTCTGATCAGTATTGTGCCTCTGCTGGGCATTCCATTCCTGGTTGTCTTTTTCGGGCCGCGGATTCGTAAGCGCTCCCGTGATGTGCAGGAGGCGCTGGCATCGATGACAGAGTCTGCCGAGGAACAGCTCGGCGGTATTCGTGTGATCAAAACATTTGCCATCGAGGATGGCGCTCGTTCACGTTTTGGCGCAACCGTTGATGATATCAAACACAAGCAGCTGCGCTTGGTTCGTCTATCTTCCCTTTTTCAGGCGACACTTCCTTTGCTCGGTGCAGTATCTCTTGTCATTTCGCTGCTGGTAGGCGGTATTCTGACGATGCAAAATTCCATTACGCTGGGCAGCTTTGTCGCCCTGACCTTGTATCTGCGCATCATCATGGGGCCGCTTCAGCAGATTGGCAATGTCATTAACACTATGCAGCGCTCGGGAGCCTCGCTCGAAAGAGTGAATGATCTTCTCCGTGAAGAACCTGACGTACAGGAAGTCCCTGAAGCGGAGACGCTGCAAAATATGCAGCAGATTACGATCCAAAATTTAACCTTCCATTATCCAGGCAGCTCGTCGCCCGCACTAAAGAACATTCAGCTCCACATCCATGCGGGGCGCACCGTTGGCATTGTCGGTAAAACGGGTTCCGGCAAAAGCACACTGGTCAAGCTGCTGCTCCGTACATATGAACCGCCAGAAGGCAGCATTTTCATCAATAACACCGATATTCGGGAATTGTCACTGGACAGTCTCAGGTCTCAGATCGCTTATGTGCCTCAGGACGGCTTCTTATTCAGCACCACGATCCGGGATAATATTGCATTCAGTAACCGTGAAGCACCCATGGATGACGTAGAAGACAGTGCAAAACAAGCGATGATCTATGAAAATATTGTTCGTTTCCCTGATCGTTTCGATACGCTGCTGGGAGAACGCGGACTTACATTGTCTGGTGGACAGCGGCAGCGTACGAGTCTCGCTCGCGGGTTAATTAAGCAGGCTCAGATGCTGATCCTGGATGACAGCATGAGTGCCGTAGATGCCGTTACCGAAACAGGGATTCTCCGCAGCCTGCGTAAGATCAGCCAAGGCAAAACCACCTTGATCATCTCTCACCGTATTAGTGCAGTCCGTCATGCGGATGACATTCTTGTGCTGGATGAAGGACAGATTGTGGAACAGGGAACACATGCGGAGCTGATGGCTGCCAAAGGGTTATACGCGGCGACCTATCGTCTGCAGGAGGAGGGATTACATCATGTCTAA